A genomic region of Runella rosea contains the following coding sequences:
- a CDS encoding prohibitin family protein — protein MKRVMNPLAFLAVILFLSSCTVVRQGEVGVKRTLGKIRPEPLREGVKVFNPFVTRIIKMPTRTTNIEVRLPLPSKEGLTVQSDVSILYRVVGGQAPQIIENLGKNYDQVVILPVFRSAVADVSARYFAKDMHTGQRTAIENSIREQMMSQLKDRGFIVESVLLKSIVLPSGLTKAIEEKLEAEQDSQRMQFVLDKERQEAQRRIIEATGVRDAQKIINEGLTPMLIQFKSIEAFNKLAASSNSKVIITGGGAPLLISPDKVE, from the coding sequence ATGAAACGTGTAATGAATCCTTTGGCCTTTTTAGCTGTAATCCTTTTTTTGAGTAGTTGTACTGTTGTGCGTCAGGGCGAAGTAGGCGTAAAACGAACCCTCGGAAAAATCAGACCTGAGCCACTCAGAGAAGGCGTAAAAGTGTTTAACCCGTTTGTGACTCGCATCATAAAAATGCCTACCCGAACCACAAATATCGAAGTACGATTGCCTTTGCCTTCCAAAGAAGGTCTTACGGTGCAGTCAGATGTGTCTATTTTATATCGAGTGGTGGGCGGTCAGGCCCCACAGATAATCGAAAATTTGGGTAAGAACTATGATCAAGTCGTGATACTTCCCGTTTTTCGTTCGGCAGTGGCCGATGTATCGGCGCGCTATTTTGCCAAAGATATGCATACCGGTCAACGCACTGCAATCGAGAATTCGATTCGAGAGCAAATGATGTCTCAACTCAAAGACCGTGGATTTATTGTTGAGTCCGTATTGCTGAAAAGTATCGTTTTACCATCAGGATTGACCAAAGCAATTGAAGAAAAACTGGAAGCAGAGCAGGATTCACAGCGTATGCAGTTTGTGCTAGACAAAGAACGCCAAGAAGCCCAGCGCCGAATCATCGAAGCTACGGGAGTTAGAGATGCCCAGAAAATAATAAATGAAGGACTGACGCCGATGCTCATTCAATTTAAGTCGATTGAAGCATTCAATAAACTGGCGGCCTCCTCAAACAGTAAAGTGATCATTACTGGTGGCGGTGCCCCTCTTTTGATCTCTCCAGATAAGGTAGAGTAG